Proteins found in one Mucilaginibacter gracilis genomic segment:
- the bioB gene encoding biotin synthase BioB: MTEVRHNWTTDEISEIYYSPLLDLIYRSATIHRENKDYSEVQISSLISIKTGGCPEDCAYCPQAARYNTGVDVHAMMPKDEVLEAAAKAKAGGASRLCMGAAWREVRDNRDFDKVIEMVKGVNAMDMEVCCTLGMLTESQAQRLADAGLYAYNHNLDTSEDDYKRIITTRTYDDRLQTLENVRKAHISVCSGGIIGLGETNEDRISMLKTLSNMPQHPESVPINALVPVKGTPLADQPRVSVWDMVRMIATAKIVMPKSVIRLSAGRTEMSTVEQAFCFMAGANSIFAGEKLLTTPNPSFSDDMAMLQLLGLKPREAFKNGRPNQKVEEVVA; the protein is encoded by the coding sequence ATGACTGAAGTTAGACACAACTGGACAACAGACGAAATTTCTGAAATATATTATTCCCCGCTATTAGACCTTATTTACAGGTCGGCTACTATTCACCGCGAAAATAAAGATTATTCGGAGGTGCAAATTAGTTCGCTAATCTCCATCAAAACCGGCGGTTGCCCCGAGGATTGTGCTTATTGCCCGCAAGCTGCACGTTATAACACAGGTGTTGATGTGCATGCCATGATGCCTAAAGACGAGGTTTTAGAAGCTGCCGCAAAAGCAAAAGCAGGTGGCGCATCACGTTTGTGCATGGGCGCAGCCTGGCGCGAAGTGCGCGATAACCGCGATTTTGATAAGGTTATTGAAATGGTTAAGGGAGTTAACGCCATGGATATGGAAGTTTGCTGTACCCTGGGTATGCTTACCGAGAGCCAGGCGCAACGTTTGGCTGATGCCGGTTTATATGCCTATAACCACAATTTGGATACATCCGAAGATGATTATAAACGCATTATAACCACCCGTACTTATGACGACAGGTTACAAACGTTAGAAAACGTGCGTAAAGCCCATATCAGCGTTTGCAGCGGTGGTATTATTGGCCTGGGCGAAACCAATGAAGATCGTATCTCGATGCTTAAAACGCTATCAAACATGCCTCAACATCCCGAATCGGTGCCTATAAATGCCCTGGTTCCGGTAAAGGGAACGCCCCTGGCAGATCAGCCACGTGTTTCCGTTTGGGATATGGTGAGGATGATTGCTACCGCAAAAATTGTTATGCCTAAATCGGTAATCCGTTTATCTGCTGGGCGCACCGAAATGAGTACTGTTGAACAGGCGTTTTGTTTTATGGCGGGTGCCAATTCAATTTTTGCCGGCGAAAAGCTGTTAACTACACCAAACCCCAGCTTTAGCGATGATATGGCCATGCTGCAGCTATTAGGCTTAAAACCCCGCGAAGCGTTTAAAAATGGTCGCCCAAATCAAAAGGTTGAAGAGGTTGTAGCTTAA
- a CDS encoding toxin-antitoxin system YwqK family antitoxin, whose amino-acid sequence MLRSVLLFCLLSTTLSVYAQETIELSNNYSPDIIQKYHAFKDNRDIKHGAYQAFYKKKTVVASGLYTQGKRTGVWHFYDIKGNITQHYNYDKNQLLYVTDEDPTGNFTKYEFIPKPAATDSVTFPIKIGGLLYGYQPYLKMFRVDEVNLYNPASVYAVLEILVTPFGQLAECKLMVKTKVMVNFQIQETNVATYLLNNDLLSPEDKQFLPASVNRQPVSSTIYIYCNVQSNGRISIF is encoded by the coding sequence ATGCTTCGCTCTGTATTATTATTTTGTTTACTAAGCACTACATTATCGGTTTATGCGCAGGAAACCATCGAATTATCCAACAATTATTCGCCGGATATTATTCAAAAATACCATGCTTTTAAAGATAACCGCGATATAAAACATGGTGCATATCAGGCGTTTTATAAAAAGAAAACGGTAGTAGCCTCAGGGCTTTATACACAAGGCAAGCGCACCGGAGTATGGCACTTTTATGATATAAAAGGCAATATTACACAGCATTACAACTACGATAAAAATCAATTGCTGTACGTAACCGATGAAGACCCCACCGGCAACTTCACTAAATATGAGTTTATACCCAAGCCAGCCGCTACCGACTCGGTAACCTTCCCTATAAAAATTGGCGGGCTGTTATATGGCTACCAGCCCTACCTTAAAATGTTTAGGGTTGACGAAGTGAACCTATACAATCCTGCATCGGTGTATGCTGTTTTAGAAATATTGGTAACCCCTTTTGGCCAACTGGCCGAGTGTAAACTGATGGTAAAAACCAAAGTGATGGTAAACTTTCAAATTCAGGAAACCAATGTGGCCACCTACCTGCTCAACAATGATTTACTGAGCCCGGAAGATAAGCAGTTTTTACCAGCATCGGTTAACCGTCAACCGGTTTCGTCAACAATTTATATCTACTGCAATGTACAATCCAATGGGCGGATAAGCATATTTTAA
- a CDS encoding RNA recognition motif domain-containing protein: MNIFIGNLPYKIQESELRELFEDYGELTSLKIITDKQTGQSKGFAFAEMPDRESALKALDDLNEAEIYGRNIVVKEAEERPKNTARPGGYKGGFTKK, from the coding sequence ATGAATATTTTTATTGGGAATTTGCCTTATAAAATTCAGGAATCGGAGTTGAGGGAGCTTTTTGAAGATTACGGCGAGCTTACATCTTTAAAAATTATAACCGATAAACAAACCGGACAAAGCAAAGGCTTTGCTTTTGCTGAAATGCCCGACCGGGAATCGGCCCTTAAAGCACTTGATGACCTGAATGAAGCCGAAATTTATGGCCGCAACATTGTAGTAAAAGAAGCCGAAGAAAGGCCAAAAAACACAGCAAGGCCAGGTGGCTACAAAGGCGGTTTTACTAAAAAATAA
- a CDS encoding nucleoid-associated protein: MIASFEASMSQLSIHRVGNKLQDEFYILSDEPMGITDEVLNKLLMQYFLSAFEKVNEVYHFMHSSELNLNDMFHFAGEIFNDQARFHEVSQQITKYLYDSTNHPKIKSGELYVALFKDVQLEGELLDAIGIFKSENKETYLKVFPDKGGFNLEYEENGINIHKLDKGCLIFNADKAEGYKVLVIDQTNRSNEAVYWKDDFLKLKIRNDSFNQTINTLSIYKNFVTQKIDEEFELSKADKIDLLNKSMKYFKDNDTFDMDEFTGEVLGNPQAIESFKTYKQQYEQDYETEIASTFDISDAAVKKQGKVYKSVLKLDHNFHIYIHGDKKLIEKGFDDDKAMNYYKVYFKEEA; this comes from the coding sequence ATGATCGCATCTTTTGAAGCTTCAATGAGCCAACTATCTATACACCGGGTTGGCAATAAATTACAGGATGAATTTTACATCCTGTCGGACGAGCCAATGGGTATTACCGACGAAGTACTTAACAAATTATTGATGCAATACTTTTTAAGTGCGTTTGAAAAGGTGAACGAGGTTTACCATTTTATGCATTCAAGCGAACTTAATTTGAATGATATGTTTCACTTTGCAGGGGAGATATTTAACGACCAGGCGCGTTTTCACGAGGTTAGCCAGCAAATTACCAAGTATTTATATGATAGCACCAATCATCCCAAAATAAAATCGGGCGAATTGTATGTGGCGCTTTTTAAAGATGTACAGTTAGAGGGAGAGTTGCTGGATGCCATTGGCATTTTTAAATCGGAAAACAAGGAAACCTATTTAAAGGTATTTCCGGATAAAGGCGGTTTTAACCTGGAGTATGAAGAAAATGGTATCAATATTCATAAACTGGATAAAGGTTGCCTTATTTTTAATGCCGATAAAGCCGAAGGTTATAAAGTTTTGGTGATTGACCAAACCAACCGCAGCAACGAAGCGGTTTACTGGAAAGATGATTTTTTAAAACTCAAAATACGCAACGATAGTTTTAACCAAACCATTAATACTTTAAGTATTTATAAAAATTTTGTAACTCAAAAAATTGATGAAGAGTTTGAGTTAAGCAAGGCCGATAAAATTGACCTGCTCAATAAATCCATGAAATATTTTAAGGATAACGATACTTTTGATATGGACGAATTTACAGGCGAGGTGCTGGGCAACCCGCAGGCCATCGAATCGTTTAAAACATACAAACAACAGTATGAGCAGGATTACGAAACCGAGATAGCATCTACGTTTGATATATCCGACGCGGCTGTAAAAAAGCAAGGCAAGGTTTACAAAAGTGTTTTAAAGCTCGATCATAACTTCCATATTTACATACACGGTGATAAAAAACTGATAGAAAAGGGCTTTGACGACGACAAGGCCATGAATTACTACAAAGTTTACTTTAAGGAAGAAGCGTGA
- a CDS encoding sensor histidine kinase, with protein sequence MKKVLLLILLSVQYCHAFAGIDTLTVTENKIELIDRRFFTQVEDPSKKLTINDILKRNDFTNSHTELPSLRVSNPVVWLKINIKNKSSQANIPITIDGVIIDSFDIYCLKSGTQETAHLEPEQIDSDYFSPKETVINCAITPDSTQVVYIRIQSSSPNIIPIEVYSENKYWETLSSKNTGFGIFIGIVLVMVFYNLFLYFIVNDKSYLYYVSYVSFLSASQGLIHGYKLHAVNALILNNYIIPVTRILLWLSITLFVNEFLQLKNQYKKLYKFYCILFYIWIIPAAFIAMGQANVAYSVITLNSTICSVLLLLIGIWLYFDGVKHAKFFMLAWSSLLISVLISVARNKDIVAYNGFTSNILLYGVVLELVLFSVALADKINFYRHQNSESQFLSLKIAKENEKLITEQNIQLENKVLERTKELIESNRNLQGLITNLKAAQSQLVETEKMASLGQLTAGIAHEINNPINFVRSNIKPLKLDFNDLFELLEKYEAVEQQEGWAALLKEPIEFKQKIDIGFIKKEVTDLLDGIEEGASRTAEIVQSLRAFSRTDEVELKPADINKSILNSLVLLRNTIPYYIQITPVFDKIEPINCYPGKLNQVFMNIIHNSIQAIIEKKKHNKENILIQTKDYTDNITIEITDTGVGMTDEVKQKMFDPFFTTKEVGEGTGLGLSIVFGIIEKHKGAIDVKSKSGKGTTITIMLPKTLK encoded by the coding sequence ATGAAGAAAGTACTTTTACTCATTCTCCTGTCTGTTCAATATTGCCATGCCTTTGCCGGGATAGACACTTTAACCGTTACCGAAAACAAAATTGAATTGATTGACAGGCGCTTTTTTACCCAGGTAGAAGACCCCTCAAAAAAGTTAACCATTAATGATATTTTAAAACGGAATGATTTTACAAACTCACACACCGAACTGCCAAGTTTAAGGGTATCAAACCCGGTTGTTTGGTTAAAAATAAATATTAAAAATAAAAGTAGTCAGGCCAATATCCCAATTACAATTGATGGTGTAATAATTGACAGTTTTGATATTTACTGTTTGAAAAGTGGCACCCAAGAGACCGCCCATTTGGAACCTGAACAAATTGATAGCGACTATTTTTCGCCTAAAGAAACGGTAATTAATTGCGCTATCACTCCCGATTCAACACAGGTTGTTTACATACGTATACAAAGCAGTTCGCCCAATATAATCCCCATCGAAGTTTATAGCGAAAACAAGTATTGGGAAACTTTGAGCTCAAAAAACACCGGCTTTGGCATATTTATAGGCATTGTGCTGGTGATGGTGTTTTATAACCTTTTTTTGTACTTTATTGTTAACGATAAAAGTTACCTGTATTATGTAAGTTATGTTTCGTTTTTAAGTGCTTCGCAAGGGCTTATTCACGGTTATAAGCTACACGCTGTTAACGCCTTAATACTCAATAATTATATTATACCGGTTACCAGGATATTGCTTTGGCTATCCATCACTTTGTTTGTAAATGAGTTTTTGCAACTTAAAAATCAATATAAAAAGTTATATAAATTTTACTGTATACTATTTTACATTTGGATAATCCCGGCGGCTTTTATTGCAATGGGGCAAGCCAACGTCGCCTACAGCGTTATTACTTTAAACTCAACCATTTGCTCAGTTTTACTATTGCTTATTGGCATTTGGCTTTACTTTGATGGTGTAAAACATGCCAAGTTTTTTATGCTGGCCTGGAGTTCGTTGTTAATATCGGTGCTTATTTCGGTTGCCCGTAATAAGGATATTGTGGCTTATAACGGCTTTACATCAAATATTTTATTGTATGGAGTGGTACTTGAACTGGTGCTTTTTTCGGTGGCTTTGGCCGATAAGATCAATTTCTATCGCCATCAAAATAGCGAGTCGCAATTTCTATCGCTAAAAATTGCTAAAGAAAACGAAAAACTAATAACCGAGCAAAACATTCAACTCGAAAACAAGGTGCTTGAACGTACTAAAGAACTAATTGAAAGCAACCGCAATTTACAAGGCCTCATTACTAATTTAAAAGCCGCACAATCGCAATTAGTAGAAACCGAAAAAATGGCCTCCCTTGGGCAGCTTACCGCTGGTATAGCGCACGAAATTAACAACCCTATTAACTTTGTACGCTCAAACATTAAACCGTTGAAACTAGACTTTAACGACCTTTTTGAGTTGCTCGAAAAATATGAAGCGGTTGAACAACAGGAAGGTTGGGCTGCGCTATTAAAAGAGCCGATTGAATTTAAACAAAAAATTGACATCGGTTTTATTAAAAAGGAAGTTACCGACTTGCTTGACGGTATTGAAGAAGGTGCATCGCGCACGGCCGAAATTGTACAAAGCCTGCGCGCCTTTAGCCGTACCGACGAGGTAGAGCTAAAACCGGCCGATATTAATAAAAGTATACTTAACTCGTTGGTATTGTTGCGCAACACCATTCCATATTATATACAAATTACGCCTGTTTTTGATAAAATTGAACCCATAAATTGTTACCCGGGCAAGCTAAACCAGGTTTTTATGAACATTATACACAACAGCATACAGGCTATTATTGAGAAGAAAAAACACAACAAAGAAAACATATTGATACAAACCAAAGACTATACCGATAATATAACCATTGAAATTACCGATACCGGCGTAGGCATGACCGACGAAGTAAAGCAAAAAATGTTCGACCCCTTTTTTACTACAAAAGAGGTGGGCGAAGGCACCGGCCTGGGCCTCTCCATCGTATTCGGCATTATCGAAAAACACAAAGGCGCTATCGACGTAAAATCCAAAAGCGGCAAGGGCACAACCATAACTATCATGCTGCCAAAAACTTTGAAGTAG
- a CDS encoding response regulator codes for MMQFGVLYIDDEIHNLNSFKAAFRRDFNIHVAQSARDGRKILEQNEIAVIVTDQRMPVMTGIEFLESIIPVYPDTIRILLTGFSDINAVMDAINRGQVYKYLVKPWADEELKMYIQNAIEIYHLRKENRELANKLELANKQLSNLSNS; via the coding sequence ATGATGCAATTTGGTGTTTTATATATTGATGACGAAATACATAATTTAAACAGCTTTAAAGCGGCTTTTAGGCGCGACTTTAACATCCATGTGGCTCAATCTGCCCGGGACGGCAGAAAGATACTGGAACAAAACGAAATTGCAGTAATTGTTACCGACCAACGCATGCCGGTAATGACCGGTATTGAGTTTTTAGAATCCATAATTCCGGTTTACCCGGATACGATCCGCATTTTATTAACCGGTTTTTCGGACATTAATGCCGTTATGGATGCTATAAACCGTGGGCAGGTTTATAAGTATCTGGTAAAACCCTGGGCCGACGAAGAACTTAAAATGTACATCCAAAACGCTATAGAAATATACCATTTGCGTAAAGAGAACCGCGAATTGGCCAATAAATTGGAGTTAGCCAACAAGCAATTAAGTAACCTTAGCAATAGTTAG
- a CDS encoding PorP/SprF family type IX secretion system membrane protein, producing the protein MKKFYFAALLLLVFINVKGQQQPQYTQYIFNQLLINPAVSGIENYVDVKSGYRSQWTGLAGAPVTTYFTITAPIGRDFIEGDAMEVPAGDNPVGRSYVSTYRAAAPHHGIGLTMYSDKAGPIRQTSIDASYAYHLGLTPDLNLSAGVSGGITNVSLNTSEVSLQDPLDPAIYYGNNSQIKPNVNAGIWAYSATYFIGASVQQLLPQTLNFANNSAYNQSKTVPHYYFTAGYKLFLSDDISLMPSLMYKIIQPAPNTVDLNLKMAFRDHFWIAASYRQDDAVAGMMGFTISSFLSFGYSYDYTTSNLNTVSTGTHELFIGIHLNNSGKSGSQRLF; encoded by the coding sequence ATGAAGAAATTTTATTTTGCAGCGTTACTTTTATTGGTATTTATAAATGTTAAAGGGCAACAACAACCCCAGTATACCCAATACATTTTTAATCAGCTTTTAATTAATCCGGCAGTTAGTGGTATTGAAAATTACGTCGACGTAAAATCGGGTTACCGCAGCCAGTGGACAGGCTTAGCCGGGGCACCCGTTACCACATATTTTACCATTACAGCACCAATAGGACGTGATTTTATAGAAGGCGACGCAATGGAAGTGCCTGCCGGCGATAACCCTGTAGGGCGTTCGTACGTAAGTACTTACCGTGCTGCTGCTCCTCACCACGGCATTGGCCTAACTATGTATAGCGATAAGGCAGGCCCCATCAGGCAAACCAGTATTGATGCATCCTATGCCTATCACCTCGGCCTCACACCCGATCTTAATTTGTCGGCAGGGGTATCGGGCGGTATTACAAACGTTAGTTTAAATACAAGCGAAGTTAGCTTGCAAGACCCGCTTGACCCGGCTATTTACTACGGCAATAACAGCCAGATAAAACCTAATGTTAACGCTGGTATTTGGGCATATTCGGCAACTTATTTTATAGGCGCATCGGTACAACAGCTTTTGCCGCAAACGCTAAATTTTGCCAATAATTCGGCTTATAACCAAAGCAAAACCGTTCCGCATTATTACTTTACCGCAGGTTATAAACTATTCCTTTCGGATGATATATCCTTAATGCCATCGCTGATGTATAAAATTATTCAACCTGCACCAAACACGGTAGACCTAAATTTGAAAATGGCCTTCCGCGACCATTTTTGGATAGCCGCTTCATACCGCCAGGACGATGCCGTAGCAGGCATGATGGGCTTCACCATAAGCTCTTTCCTGTCGTTTGGTTACTCATATGATTATACAACCTCAAACCTCAATACCGTTAGTACCGGTACCCATGAGTTGTTTATAGGCATACACCTTAATAATAGTGGTAAATCTGGCTCCCAGCGCCTTTTTTAA